A single region of the Solwaraspora sp. WMMD406 genome encodes:
- a CDS encoding pyridoxal-dependent decarboxylase, with product MADEMAAADRPGPAPADPGHMDVAEFRRYGYEVVDWIAGYWETLERRPVQPADSPPGAVAAALPAAPPEDGTGFDGVLADLDRIVAPGLTHWQHPGFFGYFPANTSGPSVLGDLVSAGLGVQGMLWATSPACTEIETVMLDWLAQLLDLPSRFRSDSGGGGVIQDSASSATLVATLAALHRASGGRWRTDGTTGGYTAYTSTEGHSSIEKAARIAGIGDDNVRLIETDPTTMAMRPAALRAALAADVAGGRRPAIVVATIGTTSTTAIDPVERIGPICAEYGVWLHVDAAYAGAAAVCPELRWTHAGLERADSYCFDPHKWLLTGFDCDAFWVADRAGLVAALTVLPEFLRNAASESGAVIDYRDWQVPLGRRFRALKLWFVLRWYGARGLRAHVRSAVEHAAWFAGRVAADDRFEVVAPGPFALVCFRLRADLPDGRQERADSLNSPQERADALNSRLLGRVNSDGSVFLTHTRVGGRFTLRLAVGAPRTERRHLVAAWDLISRTADELLGLDQ from the coding sequence ATGGCAGACGAGATGGCGGCCGCCGACCGGCCCGGCCCGGCCCCCGCCGATCCCGGGCACATGGACGTCGCTGAGTTCCGCCGGTACGGGTACGAGGTGGTCGACTGGATCGCCGGCTACTGGGAGACCCTGGAGCGGCGGCCGGTCCAGCCGGCGGACAGCCCGCCGGGGGCGGTGGCCGCCGCGCTCCCGGCGGCACCGCCGGAGGACGGCACCGGCTTCGACGGCGTCCTCGCCGACCTCGATCGGATCGTGGCACCGGGCCTGACCCACTGGCAGCATCCCGGCTTCTTCGGCTACTTTCCGGCCAACACCTCGGGGCCGAGCGTGCTGGGCGACCTGGTCAGCGCGGGGCTCGGCGTACAGGGCATGCTCTGGGCCACCAGCCCGGCCTGCACCGAGATCGAGACGGTGATGCTCGACTGGCTGGCGCAACTGCTGGATCTGCCGTCCCGGTTCCGCAGCGACTCGGGCGGCGGCGGCGTCATCCAGGACTCGGCGTCCTCGGCGACCCTGGTCGCCACGCTCGCCGCGCTGCACCGGGCGAGCGGCGGACGCTGGCGGACCGACGGCACCACGGGCGGCTACACCGCGTACACCTCGACCGAAGGACATTCGTCGATCGAGAAGGCGGCCCGGATCGCCGGGATCGGCGACGACAACGTACGGCTGATCGAGACTGATCCGACGACGATGGCGATGCGACCGGCGGCGTTGCGCGCGGCGCTCGCCGCCGACGTGGCCGGCGGGCGGCGGCCGGCGATCGTGGTCGCCACCATCGGCACCACCTCGACGACCGCGATCGACCCGGTCGAGCGGATCGGCCCGATCTGCGCCGAGTACGGGGTGTGGCTGCACGTGGACGCCGCCTACGCCGGCGCCGCCGCGGTCTGCCCGGAACTTCGTTGGACCCACGCCGGGTTGGAACGGGCCGACTCGTACTGCTTCGATCCACACAAGTGGCTGTTGACCGGCTTCGACTGCGACGCGTTCTGGGTGGCCGACCGGGCCGGGTTGGTGGCCGCGTTGACCGTGCTGCCGGAGTTCCTGCGCAACGCGGCCTCCGAATCCGGTGCGGTGATCGACTACCGTGACTGGCAGGTGCCCCTCGGCCGGCGGTTCCGGGCACTCAAGTTGTGGTTCGTGCTCCGCTGGTACGGCGCGCGCGGACTGCGGGCGCACGTACGATCCGCAGTGGAGCACGCGGCCTGGTTCGCCGGGCGGGTCGCCGCCGACGACCGGTTCGAGGTGGTCGCACCGGGACCGTTCGCGCTGGTCTGCTTCCGGCTCCGGGCCGACCTGCCCGACGGCCGGCAGGAGCGAGCCGACTCGCTGAACTCCCCGCAGGAGCGAGCCGACGCGCTGAACTCCCGGTTGCTCGGGCGGGTGAACAGCGACGGGAGTGTCTTCCTGACCCACACCCGGGTCGGCGGGCGGTTCACGCTGCGGCTGGCGGTGGGTGCTCCGCGTACCGAGCGGCGCCATCTGGTCGCCGCCTGGGACCTGATCAGCCGGACCGCCGACGAGCTGCTGGGGCTCGACCAGTGA
- a CDS encoding glycoside hydrolase family 3 protein, whose protein sequence is MSDSTFRDPEQPLTARVTDLLSRLTRAEKIALLHQHQPAVRRLGLPAFRTGTEALHGVAWLGPATVFPQAIGLASSWNPRLLSAVGEAVGTEARAFHHKDPGTAGLNVWAPVVNPLRDPRWGRNEEGYAEDPWLTGELATAYAGGLRGDHPTYLRTAPTLKHFLGYNNETDRDTTSSNLPPRVLHEYELPAFRAPIAAGAAVAVMASYNLVNGRPAHLSPLIDDELRRWTDQDVLVVGDAGAATNIAGSQAYLPDHVTGYAAALRAGIDSFTENDADPAPTIARITEALDRGLLDEADVDQAVRHILAIRIRLGDLDPADRNPYAAIDTDVINCPAHQRLARAAARASIVLLRNAPVGPQEPPLLPLDSGRIRRIAVIGPLADTVLTDWYSGTLPYAVTARDGLAARFDTATVTPHEGVDRIALRVGTGTAYLRASGDPDGGPLTASAPEAVPESWFDLFSWGDGVIALRSVANGRHLAAADDGVLRNDRTGPGGWVVNETFRLVRRADGRLALHHLARDRFVIVDPDGVLRADATSVDTATAFTVELVADGARDAAALARDADVAVVVLGNHPMVCGRETEDRTDLALPAGQESLLRAVHAANPRTVLVLASSYPYAVEWADQHVPAILWSAHGGQEYGAALAEVLCGDADPAGRLTQTWYRRTADLPDLLDYDIIASDATYLYFRGDPLYPFGHGLSYTTFDYRDLRLSAATTDADGLVEVSVTVRNTGTRAGTEVVQLYTRQRHSRVKQPLRQLRGFHRIELGPGAQEPVRFRLAAADLASWDVTRGRPVVESARHTVAIGRSCTDLVATTTLTVRGERVGPRDPLAGPLWAADNDDYAGIEPTDDVDGTARDTDADTDGVTGSAVGAAEAGGWIAFAGVDFGSGPTAVTARVAQRRADCGPDGSTLTLRLDDPLVGPVAGTLPVPVTGGRHEWATVRGELHGVSGVRDLYLLFGAAGATVSYLNFADATDGGPAGDKDGGA, encoded by the coding sequence ATGAGCGACAGCACGTTCCGCGATCCCGAACAGCCCCTCACCGCCCGGGTCACCGACCTGCTCAGCCGGCTCACCCGCGCGGAGAAGATCGCCCTGCTGCACCAGCATCAGCCAGCTGTGCGGCGGCTGGGCCTCCCGGCGTTCCGCACCGGCACCGAAGCACTGCACGGGGTCGCCTGGCTCGGCCCGGCGACAGTCTTCCCACAGGCGATCGGGCTCGCGTCCAGTTGGAATCCGCGACTGCTGAGCGCGGTCGGCGAAGCGGTCGGCACCGAGGCACGGGCCTTCCACCACAAGGATCCGGGCACCGCCGGACTCAACGTGTGGGCACCAGTGGTCAACCCGCTACGCGACCCCCGGTGGGGACGCAACGAGGAGGGCTACGCCGAAGACCCGTGGCTGACCGGGGAACTGGCCACCGCGTACGCCGGCGGGCTGCGCGGCGACCACCCCACCTACCTGCGGACCGCGCCCACGTTGAAACACTTCCTCGGCTACAACAACGAGACCGATCGTGACACCACCTCCAGCAACCTGCCGCCCCGGGTGCTACACGAATACGAACTGCCCGCCTTCCGCGCCCCGATCGCCGCCGGCGCGGCGGTCGCGGTGATGGCGTCGTACAACCTGGTCAACGGTCGGCCCGCGCACCTCAGCCCGCTGATCGACGACGAGCTACGGCGCTGGACCGACCAGGACGTCCTGGTCGTCGGCGACGCGGGGGCGGCCACCAACATCGCCGGCTCCCAGGCGTACCTTCCCGATCACGTCACCGGATACGCGGCGGCGCTGCGGGCCGGTATCGACAGCTTCACCGAGAACGACGCCGATCCGGCCCCCACCATCGCGCGGATCACCGAGGCGTTGGACCGGGGACTGCTCGACGAGGCCGACGTCGACCAGGCGGTCCGGCACATCCTGGCGATCCGGATCCGGCTCGGCGACCTGGACCCCGCCGACCGCAACCCGTACGCGGCGATCGACACCGACGTGATCAACTGCCCGGCACATCAACGACTCGCCCGCGCCGCCGCCCGAGCGTCGATCGTCCTGCTGCGCAACGCACCCGTCGGCCCGCAGGAGCCGCCGCTACTGCCGTTGGACAGCGGCCGGATCCGGCGGATCGCGGTGATCGGCCCGCTCGCCGACACCGTACTGACCGACTGGTACAGCGGGACCCTGCCGTACGCGGTGACCGCCCGCGACGGGCTGGCCGCCCGCTTCGACACGGCCACCGTCACCCCGCACGAAGGCGTCGACCGGATCGCACTGCGCGTCGGCACCGGTACGGCGTACCTGCGGGCCAGCGGCGACCCGGACGGCGGTCCGCTGACGGCCAGCGCCCCCGAGGCGGTGCCCGAAAGCTGGTTCGACCTGTTCAGCTGGGGTGACGGCGTGATCGCCCTGCGCAGCGTCGCCAATGGACGTCATCTGGCCGCCGCCGACGACGGTGTGCTGCGCAACGATCGCACCGGACCGGGCGGCTGGGTGGTCAACGAGACCTTCCGGCTGGTCCGCCGCGCCGACGGCCGGCTGGCCCTGCACCACCTGGCCCGGGACCGGTTCGTGATCGTCGACCCCGACGGGGTGCTGCGGGCCGACGCCACCAGCGTCGACACGGCGACCGCGTTCACCGTCGAACTGGTCGCCGATGGTGCCCGGGACGCGGCGGCCCTCGCCCGCGACGCCGACGTCGCCGTCGTCGTGCTGGGCAACCATCCGATGGTGTGCGGACGGGAGACCGAGGACCGCACCGACCTGGCGCTGCCCGCCGGCCAGGAGTCGCTGCTGCGCGCGGTGCACGCCGCCAACCCCCGGACGGTGCTGGTGCTGGCCAGCAGCTACCCGTACGCCGTGGAATGGGCCGACCAGCACGTCCCGGCGATCCTGTGGTCGGCGCACGGCGGTCAGGAGTACGGCGCGGCGCTGGCGGAAGTGCTCTGCGGCGACGCCGACCCCGCCGGCCGGCTCACCCAGACCTGGTACCGGCGCACCGCCGACCTGCCGGACCTGCTCGACTACGACATCATCGCCTCGGACGCCACCTACCTCTACTTCCGGGGCGACCCCCTCTACCCGTTCGGGCACGGCCTGAGCTACACCACCTTCGACTACCGCGACCTGAGGTTGTCGGCCGCCACCACGGACGCCGACGGACTGGTCGAGGTCAGTGTCACGGTGCGCAACACCGGCACCCGCGCCGGGACCGAAGTGGTGCAGCTCTACACCCGGCAGCGACATTCGCGGGTCAAGCAGCCGCTGCGTCAGCTGCGCGGATTCCACCGGATCGAGCTCGGGCCGGGGGCGCAGGAGCCCGTACGGTTCCGGCTCGCCGCCGCCGACCTGGCCAGCTGGGACGTGACCCGGGGCCGCCCGGTGGTGGAGAGCGCCCGGCACACCGTCGCGATCGGCCGGTCCTGCACCGATCTGGTCGCCACCACCACACTCACCGTACGCGGCGAGCGCGTCGGCCCGCGCGATCCGCTGGCCGGGCCGTTGTGGGCGGCGGACAACGACGACTACGCCGGCATCGAACCCACCGACGACGTCGACGGCACCGCCCGCGACACCGACGCCGACACCGACGGCGTGACCGGATCGGCGGTCGGCGCGGCCGAGGCGGGCGGCTGGATCGCCTTCGCCGGCGTGGACTTCGGCTCGGGTCCGACCGCCGTCACCGCCCGGGTCGCGCAGCGGCGGGCCGACTGCGGACCGGACGGGTCGACCCTGACCCTGCGGCTGGACGACCCGCTGGTCGGACCGGTCGCCGGGACCCTGCCGGTGCCGGTGACCGGTGGCCGGCACGAATGGGCGACGGTGCGCGGTGAGCTCCACGGTGTGTCCGGAGTACGGGACCTCTATCTGCTGTTCGGTGCCGCAGGCGCTACCGTGAGCTACCTGAATTTCGCCGACGCCACGGACGGTGGTCCGGCCGGGGACAAGGATGGAGGTGCCTAG
- a CDS encoding ROK family transcriptional regulator: protein MQSGPQPADLTDVRATNLAVVLRYVRAHAPCSRADIAAATGLNKATVSSLVADLIDRRLVREIGLTEHRIGRPATMLVIDGAAYAAVGIEISADHLTAVALDLAGGELLSWRRAFTGLAATPGKAASTVAALAGRAVARVSRQGRQVLGLTVGVPGLVDRDGRVCLSPELGWRDVDLRTDLIRALREPAYEVVVDNDAQLAALAEHRHGPHAGTANLVHLTGGAGIGAGLVVDGRLLHGARGFTGEIGHIQLDPEGPVCRCGANGCLEALASVPALIRRVLPDAEADGPLTDFAPEIDRVRTLARAGDERALATLAEIGRHLGTGVSILANLVNPEVVLLGGYYVPLAAWLLPAAQEQLAARTVAPEAGGARLVASTLAGGAAATGGATRAIAAIDSGRMPAIPTKPGG, encoded by the coding sequence ATGCAGAGCGGCCCGCAACCAGCGGACCTGACCGACGTACGCGCCACCAACCTCGCGGTCGTGCTGCGCTACGTCCGCGCCCACGCACCGTGCTCCCGGGCCGACATCGCCGCCGCCACCGGGCTCAACAAGGCGACCGTCTCCAGCCTCGTCGCCGATCTGATCGACCGGCGGCTGGTACGTGAGATCGGGCTGACCGAGCACCGGATCGGCCGGCCGGCCACCATGCTGGTCATCGACGGCGCGGCGTACGCGGCGGTCGGCATCGAGATCAGCGCGGACCACCTCACCGCCGTCGCGCTCGACCTCGCGGGCGGCGAGCTGCTGTCCTGGCGGCGGGCGTTCACCGGCCTGGCCGCCACCCCCGGGAAGGCGGCGAGTACGGTGGCCGCGCTGGCCGGCCGGGCGGTGGCCCGGGTGTCCCGGCAGGGTCGCCAGGTGTTGGGGCTGACGGTCGGCGTACCCGGTCTGGTCGACCGCGACGGGCGGGTCTGCCTGTCTCCCGAACTCGGCTGGCGCGACGTGGACCTGCGCACCGACCTGATCCGGGCGCTGCGCGAGCCGGCGTACGAGGTGGTGGTCGACAACGACGCGCAACTGGCCGCGTTGGCCGAACACCGGCACGGACCGCACGCCGGCACCGCCAACCTGGTGCACCTCACCGGTGGTGCCGGCATCGGCGCCGGCCTGGTGGTCGATGGTCGGCTGCTGCACGGCGCGCGTGGCTTCACCGGCGAGATCGGACACATCCAGCTCGACCCCGAGGGGCCGGTGTGCCGGTGCGGCGCCAACGGATGTCTGGAGGCGCTCGCCAGCGTGCCCGCCCTGATCCGCCGGGTCCTGCCCGACGCCGAGGCCGACGGGCCGCTGACCGACTTCGCGCCGGAGATCGACCGGGTACGGACCCTGGCTCGCGCCGGTGACGAGCGCGCCCTGGCCACACTCGCCGAGATCGGCCGGCACCTGGGCACCGGGGTGTCGATCCTGGCCAACCTGGTCAACCCCGAGGTGGTGCTGCTCGGCGGCTACTACGTTCCGTTGGCCGCTTGGCTGCTGCCGGCCGCGCAGGAGCAGCTGGCAGCCCGTACGGTGGCACCGGAGGCCGGCGGCGCGCGACTGGTCGCGTCCACTCTGGCCGGCGGCGCGGCGGCGACCGGCGGGGCCACCCGGGCGATCGCGGCGATCGACAGCGGTCGGATGCCGGCGATACCGACCAAGCCCGGCGGCTGA
- a CDS encoding extracellular solute-binding protein yields MDPSLASAATNRRRFLGLLGLGATAVAGGGLLSGCSRPAGTQGTATNVDAISAVLPKYQPLDLVTPDIAGVRPIADGYLEYPAQLVKAVTETPGAGGETISAMTPWWGPTPPGIDRNTYLQAVNEQLGVPVDFSIQDGNTYADKLSAALGARDVPDLLCAPNWEIDKIPRFADAVSTLFEDLTDYLAGDAALAYPNLACFPTGAWQYAVWGGRLAAVPWPTDGPFPYALFYRKDLTDTAGVQAPKNIEELYEFGKAMTDPGNNVWAFGSVFNMVQMFYGVPGSQGGWRQTDGGGLEFKYETEEYREALEFTTRLFAEGLVHPDIAESRGSADAKQLFNSGRMVCYEDGIGAWRGMYSEQRQITPAYDMRPVPIFSADGQGDPIAWGEEKPVFYTFVKKGLGKERVEEILRVLNWCAAPFGSEEYHLRQYGVEGQHHTVSADGSPELTELGRQEIADQYTFIVGRYPAIVQTADVPGYVESLLAYSNETVKHLEPNPWAGIKLELPANYSRVGQPTEDKILDVLRGRRPTSDLDQITEEWRSGGGDEGRDFFRKALEDNGR; encoded by the coding sequence GTGGATCCATCCCTCGCGAGCGCGGCCACCAACCGACGTCGATTCCTTGGCCTGCTCGGTCTGGGTGCCACCGCGGTAGCCGGTGGTGGACTGCTCTCCGGCTGCAGCCGACCGGCCGGGACCCAGGGCACCGCGACCAACGTCGACGCGATCAGCGCGGTCCTGCCCAAGTACCAACCCCTCGACCTGGTCACCCCGGACATCGCCGGGGTCCGGCCGATCGCCGACGGATACCTCGAGTACCCCGCCCAACTGGTCAAGGCGGTCACCGAGACACCCGGCGCCGGCGGCGAGACGATCAGCGCGATGACCCCGTGGTGGGGCCCGACCCCGCCCGGGATCGACCGCAACACCTACCTGCAGGCGGTGAACGAGCAGCTCGGCGTCCCGGTCGACTTCAGCATCCAGGACGGCAACACGTACGCCGACAAGCTCAGCGCCGCCCTCGGCGCCCGCGACGTACCGGACCTGCTCTGCGCGCCCAACTGGGAGATCGACAAGATCCCGCGCTTCGCCGACGCGGTCTCCACCCTGTTCGAGGACCTGACCGACTACCTGGCCGGCGACGCCGCGCTGGCCTACCCCAACCTGGCCTGCTTCCCGACCGGGGCCTGGCAGTACGCGGTCTGGGGCGGCCGGCTCGCCGCCGTCCCGTGGCCCACCGACGGACCGTTCCCGTACGCGCTGTTCTACCGCAAGGACCTGACCGACACCGCCGGTGTCCAGGCCCCGAAGAACATCGAGGAGCTGTACGAGTTCGGCAAGGCGATGACCGATCCGGGCAACAACGTCTGGGCGTTCGGCTCGGTGTTCAACATGGTGCAGATGTTCTACGGTGTACCCGGTTCCCAGGGCGGTTGGCGTCAGACCGACGGCGGTGGGCTGGAGTTCAAGTACGAGACCGAGGAGTACCGCGAAGCCCTCGAATTCACCACCCGACTGTTCGCCGAGGGACTGGTGCACCCGGACATCGCCGAGAGCCGGGGATCGGCCGACGCCAAGCAGTTGTTCAACAGCGGCCGGATGGTCTGCTACGAGGACGGCATCGGCGCCTGGCGCGGCATGTACTCGGAGCAACGACAGATCACCCCGGCGTACGACATGCGGCCGGTGCCGATCTTCTCGGCCGACGGGCAGGGCGACCCGATCGCCTGGGGTGAGGAGAAGCCGGTCTTCTACACCTTCGTCAAAAAGGGCCTCGGCAAGGAACGGGTCGAGGAGATCCTGCGGGTGCTCAACTGGTGCGCCGCGCCGTTCGGCTCGGAGGAATACCACCTGCGCCAGTACGGCGTCGAAGGCCAGCACCACACCGTCAGCGCCGACGGCAGCCCGGAACTGACCGAGCTCGGCCGCCAGGAAATCGCCGACCAGTACACCTTCATCGTCGGCCGCTACCCGGCGATCGTGCAGACCGCCGACGTACCCGGTTACGTGGAGAGCCTGCTCGCCTACTCCAACGAGACGGTGAAGCACCTGGAGCCCAACCCGTGGGCCGGGATCAAGCTGGAGCTGCCGGCCAACTACTCCCGCGTCGGCCAGCCGACCGAGGACAAGATCCTCGACGTGCTGCGGGGGCGCCGACCGACCAGCGACCTCGACCAGATCACCGAGGAGTGGCGCAGCGGCGGTGGTGACGAGGGGCGCGACTTCTTCCGCAAGGCACTCGAAGACAACGGTCGTTGA
- a CDS encoding ABC transporter permease subunit: MTSVETSVTAGSGDDQSRRSADQPTPAGDRRSRRTPNSRRTRRRTVPLRARLRRDWPLLAMAAPAAVLLLVFHYLPTLGNVIAFQDYNPWVGDNAFEAFVYSEWIGFGNFETLFRDPAFWDAVLNTLTITAFQLVFFFPLPILLAILLHSILSGRVRGLIQSVVYLPHFFSWVLVVTFFMQMLGGAGLLAQRMRDAGLEPLTIMSNPDTFIVLVTAESVWKDVGWGAIIFLAALSAIDQNLYEAAAADGAGRWRRLWHITLPGLRPVIVLLLILRLGDALTVGFEQFILQREAVGRQAAEVLDTYVYYQAIIPQQWGMGAAAGLFKGVIGLVLIIAANKFAHRLGEQGVYSK; encoded by the coding sequence ATGACCTCGGTCGAGACGTCCGTGACCGCCGGCTCCGGTGACGACCAGAGCCGGCGGTCGGCGGACCAGCCCACCCCGGCCGGCGACCGCCGCTCCCGCCGTACCCCGAACAGCCGCCGCACCCGCCGACGGACGGTGCCGCTGCGGGCCCGGCTGCGTCGCGACTGGCCGTTGCTGGCGATGGCGGCCCCGGCCGCGGTGCTGCTGCTGGTCTTCCACTACCTGCCGACCCTGGGCAACGTGATCGCGTTCCAGGACTACAACCCGTGGGTCGGCGACAACGCGTTCGAGGCGTTCGTCTACAGCGAGTGGATCGGCTTCGGCAACTTCGAGACGCTGTTCCGGGATCCGGCGTTCTGGGACGCGGTACTCAACACGTTGACCATCACCGCGTTCCAGTTGGTGTTCTTCTTCCCGCTGCCGATCCTGCTCGCCATCCTGTTGCACAGCATCCTCTCCGGCCGGGTGCGTGGCTTGATTCAGAGCGTGGTCTACCTGCCGCACTTCTTCAGCTGGGTGCTGGTCGTCACGTTCTTCATGCAGATGCTCGGCGGGGCCGGCCTGCTCGCCCAACGCATGCGCGACGCCGGGCTGGAACCGCTGACCATCATGAGCAACCCGGACACCTTCATCGTCCTGGTCACCGCCGAATCGGTGTGGAAGGACGTCGGCTGGGGCGCGATCATCTTCCTCGCCGCGCTCTCCGCGATCGACCAGAACCTGTACGAAGCGGCGGCCGCCGACGGCGCCGGCCGGTGGCGGCGGCTGTGGCACATCACCCTGCCCGGTCTGCGGCCGGTGATCGTCCTGCTGCTGATCCTGCGGCTCGGCGACGCGCTCACCGTCGGCTTCGAGCAGTTCATCCTGCAACGGGAAGCGGTCGGACGGCAGGCCGCCGAAGTGCTCGACACCTACGTCTACTACCAGGCGATCATCCCGCAGCAGTGGGGGATGGGCGCCGCCGCCGGCCTGTTCAAGGGCGTCATCGGGCTGGTCCTGATCATCGCCGCGAACAAGTTCGCCCACCGTCTCGGCGAGCAGGGAGTGTATTCCAAGTGA
- a CDS encoding sulfite exporter TauE/SafE family protein produces MRKLLILALVGLLAQLVDGALGMAYGVTSTTLLLLAGVAPASASASVHLAEIGTTLASGTAHWRFGNVDWRIVARIAVPGAVGAFAGATLLSSISTEAAAPWMAGILLALGVYLLLRFARPVGATRVRRPLRTRFLAPLGLTAGFIDATGGGGWGPVATPSLLVSGRLEPRKVIGSVDTSEFLVAVAASLGFLIGLGAQGFVFPIVAALLVGGLIAAPIAAYLVRVVPAQLLGAAVGGLIVLTNSRTMMRAFDVAGELRVTVYLLVVAAWVVAFGLAVRVLRRTRAEAAGTPDHLVGSANADPAQAGHPEGREAVVTHPRSS; encoded by the coding sequence GTGCGGAAATTGCTGATACTCGCCCTGGTCGGTCTGCTCGCCCAACTCGTCGACGGCGCCTTGGGCATGGCGTACGGAGTCACCTCGACGACCCTGCTCCTACTCGCGGGCGTGGCACCCGCCTCGGCCAGCGCCTCCGTGCACCTGGCCGAGATCGGCACCACACTCGCCTCCGGCACCGCCCACTGGCGCTTCGGCAACGTCGACTGGCGGATCGTGGCCCGGATCGCCGTACCCGGTGCGGTGGGGGCCTTCGCCGGTGCCACCCTGCTCAGTTCGATCTCCACCGAGGCCGCCGCACCGTGGATGGCGGGCATCCTGCTGGCCCTCGGGGTCTACCTGCTCCTCAGGTTCGCCCGACCGGTCGGTGCCACCCGGGTCCGCCGGCCGCTGCGGACCCGGTTTCTCGCCCCCCTCGGGCTGACCGCCGGTTTCATCGACGCCACCGGTGGCGGCGGCTGGGGCCCGGTGGCCACCCCGTCGCTGTTGGTCTCCGGTCGGCTGGAGCCGCGCAAGGTGATCGGCTCGGTGGACACCTCGGAGTTCCTGGTCGCCGTCGCCGCGAGCCTCGGTTTCCTGATCGGGCTCGGCGCGCAGGGCTTCGTCTTCCCGATCGTGGCGGCCCTGCTGGTCGGGGGCCTGATCGCCGCGCCGATCGCCGCGTACCTGGTCCGGGTCGTACCGGCCCAGCTGCTCGGCGCGGCGGTCGGCGGGCTGATCGTGCTCACCAACTCGCGCACCATGATGCGCGCCTTCGACGTGGCCGGTGAGCTGCGGGTGACCGTCTATCTGCTGGTCGTCGCCGCCTGGGTGGTCGCTTTCGGACTGGCCGTACGGGTACTGCGCCGTACCCGTGCCGAGGCCGCCGGCACGCCGGATCACCTGGTCGGGTCAGCGAACGCCGATCCGGCGCAGGCCGGCCACCCGGAGGGCAGGGAGGCGGTCGTCACCCACCCGAGGTCGTCGTGA
- a CDS encoding LacI family DNA-binding transcriptional regulator, giving the protein MSTRSHPPAGGAGGRSDAPADDLPSPVSATVAGTGKRPDMVTIADVARHAGVAVSTVSYVLSGKRAISATTRQRVLASIHTLGYHPHAGARALASRRANVIALVLPLRSGMHLPVLMQFATAVVTTARQYDHDVLLVTADEGPAGLRRIAASAMVDGIVVMDVEMRDPRVPLLRELERPSVLIGFPAEADGLTCVDLDFYRAGAACVDHLATLGHRQMALLGAPSVVYERETGFAHRTRAGFAETADQHGVDAIAQPCEENFDAVRRELAGLLHRHPGLTSLVVHNEAAVGHVLAALPTLGRQVPGDISVVAICPDEVAERSGPALTSVSIPAEDVGRQAVNLLMRKLEDEPVPAATLLDPRLTVRASTGTATAGTGPAGTQPSGTQPSGTRPTKSSVAAQARSTTPERATTPAARTGTT; this is encoded by the coding sequence GTGTCCACTCGGTCGCACCCACCGGCGGGCGGTGCCGGCGGCCGGTCTGACGCACCGGCCGACGACCTCCCCTCGCCGGTGTCGGCCACGGTGGCGGGCACCGGCAAACGGCCCGACATGGTGACGATCGCCGACGTCGCCCGACACGCCGGGGTCGCGGTCAGCACGGTGTCCTACGTGCTCAGTGGCAAACGGGCGATCTCGGCCACCACCCGGCAGCGGGTCCTGGCCAGCATCCACACTCTCGGCTACCACCCGCACGCCGGTGCGCGGGCGCTGGCCAGCCGACGGGCGAACGTGATCGCGCTGGTCCTGCCGCTGCGCTCCGGCATGCACCTGCCGGTGCTGATGCAGTTCGCGACCGCCGTGGTCACCACCGCGCGACAGTACGACCACGACGTCCTGCTGGTCACGGCCGACGAGGGACCGGCCGGGCTGCGCCGGATCGCGGCGAGCGCGATGGTCGACGGCATCGTGGTGATGGACGTGGAGATGCGTGACCCCCGGGTGCCCCTGCTGCGCGAGTTGGAACGGCCCAGCGTCCTGATCGGTTTCCCGGCCGAGGCAGACGGTCTGACCTGCGTCGACCTCGACTTCTATCGGGCCGGTGCGGCGTGCGTCGACCACCTGGCGACGCTCGGACATCGGCAGATGGCCCTGCTCGGCGCGCCGTCGGTGGTCTACGAGCGGGAGACCGGCTTCGCGCATCGCACCCGGGCCGGCTTCGCCGAGACCGCAGACCAGCACGGCGTCGACGCGATCGCCCAGCCCTGTGAGGAGAACTTCGACGCGGTACGCCGTGAGCTCGCCGGCCTGCTGCACCGCCATCCCGGGCTGACCAGCCTGGTGGTGCACAACGAAGCAGCGGTCGGGCACGTCCTGGCCGCACTGCCGACCCTGGGCCGGCAGGTGCCCGGCGACATCTCGGTGGTGGCGATCTGTCCGGACGAGGTGGCCGAACGCTCCGGTCCGGCGCTCACCTCGGTGTCGATCCCCGCCGAGGACGTCGGGCGGCAGGCGGTCAACCTGCTGATGCGCAAGTTGGAGGACGAGCCGGTGCCGGCGGCGACGCTGCTCGACCCACGGCTGACCGTACGGGCCAGCACGGGCACCGCCACCGCCGGCACCGGCCCGGCCGGCACCCAGCCGAGCGGCACCCAGCCGAGCGGAACCCGACCGACCAAGAGCAGCGTCGCCGCCCAGGCCCGGTCCACGACACCGGAGCGGGCGACAACGCCGGCGGCCCGCACCGGCACCACCTGA